In one window of Rhizobium oryzihabitans DNA:
- a CDS encoding SelT/SelW/SelH family protein, translating to MTETKPHIAIRYCTQCNWLLRAGWMAQEILQTFASDIGEVSLVPSTGGLFEIAVNGEIIWERKRDGGFPGPKELKQRIRDVIDPERDLGHVDKTKHEGLDN from the coding sequence ATGACCGAGACCAAACCTCACATAGCCATCCGCTACTGCACCCAATGTAACTGGCTGCTTCGCGCCGGATGGATGGCGCAGGAGATTTTGCAAACCTTCGCTTCCGACATTGGCGAAGTCAGCCTTGTTCCCTCAACGGGCGGCCTGTTCGAGATTGCCGTTAACGGCGAGATCATATGGGAGCGCAAGCGCGATGGCGGTTTTCCGGGTCCAAAAGAACTCAAACAGAGAATCCGCGATGTCATCGACCCGGAGCGCGACCTCGGTCACGTCGACAAGACGAAGCACGAAGGGCTCGACAATTGA
- a CDS encoding glycoside hydrolase family 25 protein, translating into MGCASISLRLPSAWGCTSSSGPESLVAGLPSKETTSSVTPSAPVPQASVGTQTINAQPRQEVLAWGGPVPEEPKAFSAVTPRASLPQNAPEIRLPVPSQAGMIRPAERPTDRQMERPVQLAMAAAPAASAGAQVRSRIFRSSFTDAKPINFGRVQPRHFQVHGVDVSRWQANINWPQLRTRGANFAFIKATDGGDHLDPMFRTNWQRSKEAGIRRGAYHFFYWCRSASEQADWFIRNVPRDPDALPPVIDVEYNGESSCKMRHSRERVLEKMRVFMDKLERHYGQRPIIYTAPDFYKDNLTGEFQDYPFWLRAVAQHPSVVYPGRKWLFWQYSGSGLSHGVDGRIDLNVFNGSEDAWHRWVDRRSS; encoded by the coding sequence ATCGGCTGTGCCAGCATTTCTCTTCGGTTGCCTTCTGCTTGGGGCTGTACGTCCAGTTCCGGGCCGGAAAGCCTGGTGGCCGGCTTGCCGTCGAAGGAAACGACGAGTTCGGTCACGCCGTCTGCTCCCGTCCCGCAGGCAAGTGTCGGCACCCAGACCATAAACGCTCAGCCAAGACAGGAAGTTCTGGCATGGGGCGGCCCGGTGCCGGAAGAACCAAAGGCTTTTTCCGCCGTTACACCACGGGCGTCCCTGCCGCAGAACGCGCCTGAAATCCGCCTGCCGGTCCCGTCGCAGGCTGGCATGATACGGCCGGCGGAACGCCCCACGGATCGCCAGATGGAGCGTCCGGTGCAACTCGCCATGGCCGCCGCCCCGGCGGCGAGCGCCGGCGCTCAGGTGCGCTCGCGCATCTTCCGCTCCAGCTTCACCGATGCCAAGCCCATCAATTTCGGCAGGGTTCAGCCACGCCACTTCCAGGTCCATGGGGTGGATGTATCCCGCTGGCAGGCCAATATAAACTGGCCGCAGCTGCGCACGCGCGGTGCCAATTTCGCTTTCATCAAGGCGACGGATGGCGGCGATCATCTTGATCCGATGTTCCGCACCAACTGGCAGCGGTCGAAGGAAGCCGGTATCCGCCGTGGTGCCTACCACTTCTTCTATTGGTGCCGCTCGGCCAGTGAACAGGCGGACTGGTTCATTCGCAATGTTCCGCGTGATCCCGATGCGCTGCCGCCGGTGATCGACGTGGAGTATAACGGCGAATCAAGCTGCAAGATGCGCCATTCCCGCGAGCGCGTTCTGGAAAAGATGCGCGTATTCATGGACAAGCTCGAGCGCCATTATGGTCAGCGGCCGATCATTTACACCGCACCCGATTTTTATAAGGACAATCTGACCGGCGAATTCCAGGACTATCCCTTCTGGCTGCGTGCCGTCGCCCAGCATCCGTCCGTGGTTTATCCGGGCCGCAAGTGGCTGTTCTGGCAATATTCCGGCTCCGGCCTGTCACATGGTGTCGATGGCCGCATCGATCTCAACGTCTTCAACGGCAGCGAGGATGCCTGGCATCGCTGGGTGGACCGCCGCTCAAGCTAA
- a CDS encoding DoxX family protein: MAQFDNNRQRLFVPAVAPLYNSTHDLVETVLRVTAGLLLVTHGFGKILNPFGAVGMVESLGFYPGVFWSPLLAATEFFGGILVAIGLFTRPASFAAMIVLLVTVYFHGIVKAEGLGGAEKSILWAAIFLFFAVRGGNRHSADAKLSGSSEAQKAGLVAPLV, translated from the coding sequence ATGGCCCAGTTCGACAATAATCGTCAGCGTCTTTTCGTTCCGGCGGTCGCACCGCTTTATAACTCCACGCATGATCTGGTGGAGACCGTTCTGCGTGTGACGGCAGGACTTCTTCTTGTCACCCATGGCTTCGGTAAGATCCTCAACCCGTTTGGGGCGGTCGGCATGGTGGAGAGCCTTGGTTTTTACCCCGGCGTCTTCTGGTCGCCGCTGCTGGCTGCCACGGAATTTTTCGGCGGCATTCTGGTGGCTATCGGCCTGTTCACGCGGCCGGCTTCCTTCGCTGCGATGATTGTTCTTCTGGTGACGGTCTATTTTCATGGCATCGTAAAGGCGGAAGGCCTGGGCGGCGCGGAAAAGTCGATCCTCTGGGCGGCAATATTCCTGTTCTTTGCGGTTCGCGGTGGCAACCGGCATTCCGCCGACGCGAAACTGTCCGGGAGTTCTGAGGCGCAGAAGGCCGGGCTTGTTGCCCCATTGGTGTAG
- a CDS encoding type 1 glutamine amidotransferase, which translates to MRVAIIENMAGTPHGQLGVALQEAGADVHVIRAYAGEPLPTDAGGHDALVVLGGEQNALDDALYPYLPELALLMKAFGDADKAVMGVCLGSQLLARAYGGENILSGPPEFGWEDVSLTEEGVSDPLLAGLRRTFPIFQWHCDTFTLPPEATRLATNGATRNQAFRVGRAVYGTQFHFEASTTVVDGWCQSFPTSIERMAPGWLENYRDHRSQRADMADVAGLEIARAWVRLI; encoded by the coding sequence ATGCGCGTTGCAATTATCGAAAACATGGCGGGCACGCCGCATGGCCAGCTCGGCGTCGCTCTGCAAGAGGCGGGAGCAGATGTGCATGTCATCCGCGCCTATGCGGGTGAGCCACTTCCCACCGATGCGGGTGGTCATGATGCCCTTGTCGTTCTGGGCGGTGAGCAGAACGCCCTTGACGATGCGCTTTACCCCTATCTCCCAGAGCTTGCGCTTTTGATGAAAGCCTTTGGCGATGCGGATAAGGCCGTGATGGGTGTCTGCCTCGGCAGCCAGTTGCTGGCGCGCGCCTATGGTGGAGAGAATATCCTGTCCGGTCCGCCTGAATTTGGCTGGGAAGATGTTTCCCTGACGGAGGAGGGCGTGTCCGATCCCCTATTGGCCGGGCTCAGGAGGACATTCCCCATTTTCCAGTGGCACTGTGATACATTCACGCTTCCGCCCGAGGCGACGCGGCTTGCCACCAATGGCGCGACACGAAATCAGGCCTTTCGTGTGGGCCGCGCGGTCTACGGTACGCAGTTTCATTTCGAGGCATCGACCACGGTTGTCGATGGGTGGTGTCAGTCATTCCCGACCTCTATCGAAAGAATGGCGCCCGGCTGGCTGGAAAATTACCGTGACCATCGCAGCCAGCGCGCGGATATGGCCGACGTTGCGGGTCTGGAAATTGCCCGTGCCTGGGTACGTCTCATCTGA
- a CDS encoding YegP family protein, with amino-acid sequence MYKFEIYQDKTGEYRFRFKASNGETMFSSEGYKAKASAIHAIESIKKNSPGANTVDLTTMTA; translated from the coding sequence ATGTATAAATTTGAAATCTATCAGGACAAGACCGGGGAATATCGCTTCCGCTTCAAGGCATCCAACGGGGAAACGATGTTTTCGTCGGAAGGATACAAGGCGAAGGCATCTGCCATCCACGCCATCGAGTCGATCAAGAAAAACTCCCCCGGCGCCAATACCGTCGATCTGACGACAATGACCGCCTGA